In Corvus moneduloides isolate bCorMon1 chromosome 3, bCorMon1.pri, whole genome shotgun sequence, one DNA window encodes the following:
- the LOC116441849 gene encoding phosphofurin acidic cluster sorting protein 1-like isoform X3 translates to MNCLMIPCSWLCSLRLKKLTVLKELDKELSSVLIAVKIQGSKRVLRSNEYVLPPGGLMETELELTFSLQYPHFLKRDGNKLQIMLQRRKRYKNRTILGYKTLAVGIINMAEVMQHPTDGGQLLGLHSNMKDVNIRVAEISIYSLSSQPIDHEDGSVPSGPKIKASDRSPDIDNYSEEEDDSFSSEQEASDDAVQGQDLFDEEDDLRKTKKARRKMIRTTSMTRQPNFKQKFVALLKRFKVTEEVLDSDPVDQTQEVEEDLGLLYDSLEECNNSDSGPEMEDNESVHSTPKPTLRRFFEGVSHSGSQTEIGSLHSQKGQDQESGSPGEADKRKPGAQRPQEEPGAEVPAVELAVEEPCSRLAPAEAAMREGSVDRLAQLGPGTKAELPSAVSPSKAESKQLWRPRSTSVKDRQSSKGQGGRASSLDSESSPDSWHSTQVPRKSVYDQLNQILVSDEQLPESIVLVNVAEWQGQYVSEQLQAHKQLVVSTCSVADIQAAFNTTVSRIQRYCNCNSHMPPPVKVVVAGDQSYLSVVLRFFVEQLASKTPDWLNYLRFLLVPLGSHPLAKYLASVDNKYSTLFLDTAWRELFSRAEPPTADTVDIAGRVAQFIAGASLSHQLPISEAMLTYKQKRKRSLYFDFYISPDEDSCQKFVPFVGVVKVGLVEQSFSASVDSDDATVCTPSLLSSAPASSAAVPYGKETVSTPPPSPSVSSGLSGAGSLSPGVEVMGLQVDYWTTQGLDRKKEGDKRETGIKNTLKSNFRSLQVSRIPSTGELVPPSTMAMTVVTKEKNKKVMFLSKKPKEKDLEPKSQVIEGITRLICTAKHQNTMLRVSIDGVEWNDVKFFQLAAQWPTHVKYLPVGIFGYSKSV, encoded by the exons ATGAATTGCTTGATGATACCTTGCTCTTG GCTCTGCAGTCTGCGCCTGAAGAAACTCACAGTGCTGAAAGAGCTGGACAAagagctgagctctgtgctTATCGCTGTGAAGATTCAG GGTTCAAAGCGGGTCCTGAGGTCAAATGAATACGTCCTCCCGCCTGGGGGCCTGATGGAGACCGAGCTGGAGCTGACCTTCTCACTGCAG TACCCACACTTCCTCAAGAGAGATGGCAACAAACTACAGATCATGCTGCAGCGGAGGAAGAGATACAAGAACCGCACCATCCTGGGCTACAAGACCCTGGCAGTGGGAATCATTAACATGGCTGAG GTCATGCAGCACCCAACAGATGGCGGGCAACTCCTGGGCCTCCACAGCAACATGAAGGATGTGAACATTCGAGTGGCTGAAATCAGCATCTACTCTTTGTCCAGTCAACCCATTGACCATGAGGATGGCAGCGTCCCGTCAGGTCCTAAAATCAAAGCCTCAG ATCGCTCCCCAGACATTGATAACTACTCTGAAGAAGAGGATGACAGCTTCTCCTCAGAGCAGGAAGCCAGTGAtgatgctgtgcagggccag GATCTGTTTGATGAAGAGGATGACTTGAGGAAAACCAAGAAGGCCAGGAGGAAAATGATCCGAACCACATCAATGACCAGA cAACCAAACTTCAAGCAGAAATTTGTGGCTTTGCTGAAGAGGTTCAAAGTCACAGAAGAG GTCCTGGATTCTGACCCTGTAGACCAGACCCAGGAGGTGGAAGAAGACCTGGGCTTGCTCTATGACAGCCTGGAAGAGTGCAACAACAGTGACAGCGGCCCAGAGATGGAGGACAATGAGAGTGTGCACAGCACACCCAAGCCCACCCTGAG GCGTTTCTTTGAGGGAGTCTCTCATTCTGGTTCCCAGACTGAGATCGGCAGTCTGCACAGCCAGAAAGGGCAGGATCAAGAGTCGGGCAGCCCT ggcGAGGCAGACAAGCGGAAGCCAGGAGCACAGCGACCACAGGaagagccaggagcagaggtCCCTGCAGTG GAGCTGGCGGTAGAGGAGCCGTGTTCCCGGCTGGCGCCTGCAGAGGCTGCCATGAGGGAGGGCAGCGTGGACAGACTGGCCCAGCTGGGCCCTGGGACCAAAGCCGAGCTCCCCAGTGCTGTATCCCCCAG CAAGGCAGAGAGCAAGCAGTTGTGGCGTCCCCGCAGCACCTCTGTGAAGGACCGGCAGAGCTCAAAGGGACAGGGTGGCCGTGCCAGCAGCCTGGACAGTGAGAGCTCTCCAGACTCATGGCATAGCACCCAG GTGCCTCGAAAGTCTGTTTACGATCAGCTGAACCAGATCCTGGTCTCAGACGAGCAGCTCCCCGAGAGCATCGTGCTGGTGAATGTTGCTGAGTGGCAGGGGCAG TACGTGAGTGAGCAGCTCCAGGCGCACAAGCAGTTGGTTGTATCCACCTGCTCCGTGGCGGACATCCAGGCAGCCTTCAACACCACTGTCTCCCGCATCCAGCGATA CTGTAACTGTAACTCCCATATGCCTCCCCCGGTGAAGGTGGTGGTGGCAGGGGACCAGAGCTACCTGAGCGTTGTCCTCCGTTTCTTTGTGGAACAACTGGCCAGCAAGACACCCGACTGGCTCAACTACCTTCGCTTCCTGCTTGTGCCGCTGG GCTCTCACCCTCTTGCCAAGTACCTGGCCTCAGTGGATAACAAATACAGCACTCTCTTCCTGGACACAGCGTGGCGGGAGCTgttcagcagggctgagccacCCACCGCAG ACACTGTGGACATAGCAGGCCGTGTTGCCCAGTTCATCGCTGGAGCCAGCCTCTCTCACCAGCTCCCCATCTCCGAGGCCATGCTGACCTACAAGCAGAAGAG GAAGAGAAGTctctattttgatttttatatcAG CCCTGACGAGGACTCCTGCCAGAAGTTTGTCCCCTTTGTGGGG GTGGTAAAGGTGGGCCTAGTGGAGCAGTCTTTCAGTGCCTCCG tGGACTCGGATGATGCTACAGTCTGCACCCCCTCCCTGCTGAGCTCAGCACCAGCCTCCAGTGCAGCTGTTCCCTATGGCAAGGAGACCGTGAGCACCCCACCACCCTCTCCATCCGTCAGCAGCGGCCTCTCGGGTGCTGG GTCTCTGAGCCCTGGTGTGGAGGTGATGGGCCTGCAGGTGGACTACTGGACAACACAAGGGCTGGACAGGAAGAAGGAGGGTGACAAGCGAGAGACGGGTATCAAGAACACACTCAAGAGCAACTTCCGCTCACTCCAGGTCAGCCgcatccccagcacaggggaacTGGTGCCCCCCAGCACCATGGCCATGACCGTGGTCaccaaggagaaaaacaagaaag TGATGTTCCTGAGCaagaaaccaaaagaaaaggacTTGGAACCCAAAAGCCAAGTCATTGAAGGGATCACACGCCTCATCTGCACAGCCAAGCACCAGAACACCATGTTGCGAG TCTCCATAGATGGGGTGGAGTGGAACGACGTGAAGTTTTTCCAGCTGGCAGCACAGTGGCCAACACACGTCAAGTACCTCCCTGTGGGCATCTTCGGCTACTCGAAGAGTGTGTGA
- the LOC116441849 gene encoding phosphofurin acidic cluster sorting protein 1-like isoform X2, whose amino-acid sequence MAVGGPVPVPVPMNLFATWEIDRSAPSCVPRLCSLRLKKLTVLKELDKELSSVLIAVKIQGSKRVLRSNEYVLPPGGLMETELELTFSLQYPHFLKRDGNKLQIMLQRRKRYKNRTILGYKTLAVGIINMAEVMQHPTDGGQLLGLHSNMKDVNIRVAEISIYSLSSQPIDHEDGSVPSGPKIKASDRSPDIDNYSEEEDDSFSSEQEASDDAVQGQDLFDEEDDLRKTKKARRKMIRTTSMTRQPNFKQKFVALLKRFKVTEEVLDSDPVDQTQEVEEDLGLLYDSLEECNNSDSGPEMEDNESVHSTPKPTLRRFFEGVSHSGSQTEIGSLHSQKGQDQESGSPGEADKRKPGAQRPQEEPGAEVPAVELAVEEPCSRLAPAEAAMREGSVDRLAQLGPGTKAELPSAVSPSKAESKQLWRPRSTSVKDRQSSKGQGGRASSLDSESSPDSWHSTQVPRKSVYDQLNQILVSDEQLPESIVLVNVAEWQGQYVSEQLQAHKQLVVSTCSVADIQAAFNTTVSRIQRYCNCNSHMPPPVKVVVAGDQSYLSVVLRFFVEQLASKTPDWLNYLRFLLVPLGSHPLAKYLASVDNKYSTLFLDTAWRELFSRAEPPTADTVDIAGRVAQFIAGASLSHQLPISEAMLTYKQKSPDEDSCQKFVPFVGVVKVGLVEQSFSASVDSDDATVCTPSLLSSAPASSAAVPYGKETVSTPPPSPSVSSGLSGAGSLSPGVEVMGLQVDYWTTQGLDRKKEGDKRETGIKNTLKSNFRSLQVSRIPSTGELVPPSTMAMTVVTKEKNKKVMFLSKKPKEKDLEPKSQVIEGITRLICTAKHQNTMLRVSIDGVEWNDVKFFQLAAQWPTHVKYLPVGIFGYSKSV is encoded by the exons GCTCTGCAGTCTGCGCCTGAAGAAACTCACAGTGCTGAAAGAGCTGGACAAagagctgagctctgtgctTATCGCTGTGAAGATTCAG GGTTCAAAGCGGGTCCTGAGGTCAAATGAATACGTCCTCCCGCCTGGGGGCCTGATGGAGACCGAGCTGGAGCTGACCTTCTCACTGCAG TACCCACACTTCCTCAAGAGAGATGGCAACAAACTACAGATCATGCTGCAGCGGAGGAAGAGATACAAGAACCGCACCATCCTGGGCTACAAGACCCTGGCAGTGGGAATCATTAACATGGCTGAG GTCATGCAGCACCCAACAGATGGCGGGCAACTCCTGGGCCTCCACAGCAACATGAAGGATGTGAACATTCGAGTGGCTGAAATCAGCATCTACTCTTTGTCCAGTCAACCCATTGACCATGAGGATGGCAGCGTCCCGTCAGGTCCTAAAATCAAAGCCTCAG ATCGCTCCCCAGACATTGATAACTACTCTGAAGAAGAGGATGACAGCTTCTCCTCAGAGCAGGAAGCCAGTGAtgatgctgtgcagggccag GATCTGTTTGATGAAGAGGATGACTTGAGGAAAACCAAGAAGGCCAGGAGGAAAATGATCCGAACCACATCAATGACCAGA cAACCAAACTTCAAGCAGAAATTTGTGGCTTTGCTGAAGAGGTTCAAAGTCACAGAAGAG GTCCTGGATTCTGACCCTGTAGACCAGACCCAGGAGGTGGAAGAAGACCTGGGCTTGCTCTATGACAGCCTGGAAGAGTGCAACAACAGTGACAGCGGCCCAGAGATGGAGGACAATGAGAGTGTGCACAGCACACCCAAGCCCACCCTGAG GCGTTTCTTTGAGGGAGTCTCTCATTCTGGTTCCCAGACTGAGATCGGCAGTCTGCACAGCCAGAAAGGGCAGGATCAAGAGTCGGGCAGCCCT ggcGAGGCAGACAAGCGGAAGCCAGGAGCACAGCGACCACAGGaagagccaggagcagaggtCCCTGCAGTG GAGCTGGCGGTAGAGGAGCCGTGTTCCCGGCTGGCGCCTGCAGAGGCTGCCATGAGGGAGGGCAGCGTGGACAGACTGGCCCAGCTGGGCCCTGGGACCAAAGCCGAGCTCCCCAGTGCTGTATCCCCCAG CAAGGCAGAGAGCAAGCAGTTGTGGCGTCCCCGCAGCACCTCTGTGAAGGACCGGCAGAGCTCAAAGGGACAGGGTGGCCGTGCCAGCAGCCTGGACAGTGAGAGCTCTCCAGACTCATGGCATAGCACCCAG GTGCCTCGAAAGTCTGTTTACGATCAGCTGAACCAGATCCTGGTCTCAGACGAGCAGCTCCCCGAGAGCATCGTGCTGGTGAATGTTGCTGAGTGGCAGGGGCAG TACGTGAGTGAGCAGCTCCAGGCGCACAAGCAGTTGGTTGTATCCACCTGCTCCGTGGCGGACATCCAGGCAGCCTTCAACACCACTGTCTCCCGCATCCAGCGATA CTGTAACTGTAACTCCCATATGCCTCCCCCGGTGAAGGTGGTGGTGGCAGGGGACCAGAGCTACCTGAGCGTTGTCCTCCGTTTCTTTGTGGAACAACTGGCCAGCAAGACACCCGACTGGCTCAACTACCTTCGCTTCCTGCTTGTGCCGCTGG GCTCTCACCCTCTTGCCAAGTACCTGGCCTCAGTGGATAACAAATACAGCACTCTCTTCCTGGACACAGCGTGGCGGGAGCTgttcagcagggctgagccacCCACCGCAG ACACTGTGGACATAGCAGGCCGTGTTGCCCAGTTCATCGCTGGAGCCAGCCTCTCTCACCAGCTCCCCATCTCCGAGGCCATGCTGACCTACAAGCAGAAGAG CCCTGACGAGGACTCCTGCCAGAAGTTTGTCCCCTTTGTGGGG GTGGTAAAGGTGGGCCTAGTGGAGCAGTCTTTCAGTGCCTCCG tGGACTCGGATGATGCTACAGTCTGCACCCCCTCCCTGCTGAGCTCAGCACCAGCCTCCAGTGCAGCTGTTCCCTATGGCAAGGAGACCGTGAGCACCCCACCACCCTCTCCATCCGTCAGCAGCGGCCTCTCGGGTGCTGG GTCTCTGAGCCCTGGTGTGGAGGTGATGGGCCTGCAGGTGGACTACTGGACAACACAAGGGCTGGACAGGAAGAAGGAGGGTGACAAGCGAGAGACGGGTATCAAGAACACACTCAAGAGCAACTTCCGCTCACTCCAGGTCAGCCgcatccccagcacaggggaacTGGTGCCCCCCAGCACCATGGCCATGACCGTGGTCaccaaggagaaaaacaagaaag TGATGTTCCTGAGCaagaaaccaaaagaaaaggacTTGGAACCCAAAAGCCAAGTCATTGAAGGGATCACACGCCTCATCTGCACAGCCAAGCACCAGAACACCATGTTGCGAG TCTCCATAGATGGGGTGGAGTGGAACGACGTGAAGTTTTTCCAGCTGGCAGCACAGTGGCCAACACACGTCAAGTACCTCCCTGTGGGCATCTTCGGCTACTCGAAGAGTGTGTGA
- the LOC116441849 gene encoding phosphofurin acidic cluster sorting protein 1-like isoform X1: MLTRTQGCEENSRQLQAASHQDKERLCSLRLKKLTVLKELDKELSSVLIAVKIQGSKRVLRSNEYVLPPGGLMETELELTFSLQYPHFLKRDGNKLQIMLQRRKRYKNRTILGYKTLAVGIINMAEVMQHPTDGGQLLGLHSNMKDVNIRVAEISIYSLSSQPIDHEDGSVPSGPKIKASDRSPDIDNYSEEEDDSFSSEQEASDDAVQGQDLFDEEDDLRKTKKARRKMIRTTSMTRQPNFKQKFVALLKRFKVTEEVLDSDPVDQTQEVEEDLGLLYDSLEECNNSDSGPEMEDNESVHSTPKPTLRRFFEGVSHSGSQTEIGSLHSQKGQDQESGSPGEADKRKPGAQRPQEEPGAEVPAVELAVEEPCSRLAPAEAAMREGSVDRLAQLGPGTKAELPSAVSPSKAESKQLWRPRSTSVKDRQSSKGQGGRASSLDSESSPDSWHSTQVPRKSVYDQLNQILVSDEQLPESIVLVNVAEWQGQYVSEQLQAHKQLVVSTCSVADIQAAFNTTVSRIQRYCNCNSHMPPPVKVVVAGDQSYLSVVLRFFVEQLASKTPDWLNYLRFLLVPLGSHPLAKYLASVDNKYSTLFLDTAWRELFSRAEPPTADTVDIAGRVAQFIAGASLSHQLPISEAMLTYKQKRKRSLYFDFYISPDEDSCQKFVPFVGVVKVGLVEQSFSASVDSDDATVCTPSLLSSAPASSAAVPYGKETVSTPPPSPSVSSGLSGAGSLSPGVEVMGLQVDYWTTQGLDRKKEGDKRETGIKNTLKSNFRSLQVSRIPSTGELVPPSTMAMTVVTKEKNKKVMFLSKKPKEKDLEPKSQVIEGITRLICTAKHQNTMLRVSIDGVEWNDVKFFQLAAQWPTHVKYLPVGIFGYSKSV; the protein is encoded by the exons ATGCTAACCAGGACACAAGGCTGTGAGGAAAACTCGAGGCAGCTGCAAGCAGCCAGCCACCAAGACAAGGAAAG GCTCTGCAGTCTGCGCCTGAAGAAACTCACAGTGCTGAAAGAGCTGGACAAagagctgagctctgtgctTATCGCTGTGAAGATTCAG GGTTCAAAGCGGGTCCTGAGGTCAAATGAATACGTCCTCCCGCCTGGGGGCCTGATGGAGACCGAGCTGGAGCTGACCTTCTCACTGCAG TACCCACACTTCCTCAAGAGAGATGGCAACAAACTACAGATCATGCTGCAGCGGAGGAAGAGATACAAGAACCGCACCATCCTGGGCTACAAGACCCTGGCAGTGGGAATCATTAACATGGCTGAG GTCATGCAGCACCCAACAGATGGCGGGCAACTCCTGGGCCTCCACAGCAACATGAAGGATGTGAACATTCGAGTGGCTGAAATCAGCATCTACTCTTTGTCCAGTCAACCCATTGACCATGAGGATGGCAGCGTCCCGTCAGGTCCTAAAATCAAAGCCTCAG ATCGCTCCCCAGACATTGATAACTACTCTGAAGAAGAGGATGACAGCTTCTCCTCAGAGCAGGAAGCCAGTGAtgatgctgtgcagggccag GATCTGTTTGATGAAGAGGATGACTTGAGGAAAACCAAGAAGGCCAGGAGGAAAATGATCCGAACCACATCAATGACCAGA cAACCAAACTTCAAGCAGAAATTTGTGGCTTTGCTGAAGAGGTTCAAAGTCACAGAAGAG GTCCTGGATTCTGACCCTGTAGACCAGACCCAGGAGGTGGAAGAAGACCTGGGCTTGCTCTATGACAGCCTGGAAGAGTGCAACAACAGTGACAGCGGCCCAGAGATGGAGGACAATGAGAGTGTGCACAGCACACCCAAGCCCACCCTGAG GCGTTTCTTTGAGGGAGTCTCTCATTCTGGTTCCCAGACTGAGATCGGCAGTCTGCACAGCCAGAAAGGGCAGGATCAAGAGTCGGGCAGCCCT ggcGAGGCAGACAAGCGGAAGCCAGGAGCACAGCGACCACAGGaagagccaggagcagaggtCCCTGCAGTG GAGCTGGCGGTAGAGGAGCCGTGTTCCCGGCTGGCGCCTGCAGAGGCTGCCATGAGGGAGGGCAGCGTGGACAGACTGGCCCAGCTGGGCCCTGGGACCAAAGCCGAGCTCCCCAGTGCTGTATCCCCCAG CAAGGCAGAGAGCAAGCAGTTGTGGCGTCCCCGCAGCACCTCTGTGAAGGACCGGCAGAGCTCAAAGGGACAGGGTGGCCGTGCCAGCAGCCTGGACAGTGAGAGCTCTCCAGACTCATGGCATAGCACCCAG GTGCCTCGAAAGTCTGTTTACGATCAGCTGAACCAGATCCTGGTCTCAGACGAGCAGCTCCCCGAGAGCATCGTGCTGGTGAATGTTGCTGAGTGGCAGGGGCAG TACGTGAGTGAGCAGCTCCAGGCGCACAAGCAGTTGGTTGTATCCACCTGCTCCGTGGCGGACATCCAGGCAGCCTTCAACACCACTGTCTCCCGCATCCAGCGATA CTGTAACTGTAACTCCCATATGCCTCCCCCGGTGAAGGTGGTGGTGGCAGGGGACCAGAGCTACCTGAGCGTTGTCCTCCGTTTCTTTGTGGAACAACTGGCCAGCAAGACACCCGACTGGCTCAACTACCTTCGCTTCCTGCTTGTGCCGCTGG GCTCTCACCCTCTTGCCAAGTACCTGGCCTCAGTGGATAACAAATACAGCACTCTCTTCCTGGACACAGCGTGGCGGGAGCTgttcagcagggctgagccacCCACCGCAG ACACTGTGGACATAGCAGGCCGTGTTGCCCAGTTCATCGCTGGAGCCAGCCTCTCTCACCAGCTCCCCATCTCCGAGGCCATGCTGACCTACAAGCAGAAGAG GAAGAGAAGTctctattttgatttttatatcAG CCCTGACGAGGACTCCTGCCAGAAGTTTGTCCCCTTTGTGGGG GTGGTAAAGGTGGGCCTAGTGGAGCAGTCTTTCAGTGCCTCCG tGGACTCGGATGATGCTACAGTCTGCACCCCCTCCCTGCTGAGCTCAGCACCAGCCTCCAGTGCAGCTGTTCCCTATGGCAAGGAGACCGTGAGCACCCCACCACCCTCTCCATCCGTCAGCAGCGGCCTCTCGGGTGCTGG GTCTCTGAGCCCTGGTGTGGAGGTGATGGGCCTGCAGGTGGACTACTGGACAACACAAGGGCTGGACAGGAAGAAGGAGGGTGACAAGCGAGAGACGGGTATCAAGAACACACTCAAGAGCAACTTCCGCTCACTCCAGGTCAGCCgcatccccagcacaggggaacTGGTGCCCCCCAGCACCATGGCCATGACCGTGGTCaccaaggagaaaaacaagaaag TGATGTTCCTGAGCaagaaaccaaaagaaaaggacTTGGAACCCAAAAGCCAAGTCATTGAAGGGATCACACGCCTCATCTGCACAGCCAAGCACCAGAACACCATGTTGCGAG TCTCCATAGATGGGGTGGAGTGGAACGACGTGAAGTTTTTCCAGCTGGCAGCACAGTGGCCAACACACGTCAAGTACCTCCCTGTGGGCATCTTCGGCTACTCGAAGAGTGTGTGA
- the LOC116441849 gene encoding phosphofurin acidic cluster sorting protein 2-like isoform X4: MAAAAGAGGALGSGPAAGPPAAAGGAVASAAAMAVGGPVPVPVPMNLFATWEIDRSAPSCVPRLCSLRLKKLTVLKELDKELSSVLIAVKIQGSKRVLRSNEYVLPPGGLMETELELTFSLQYPHFLKRDGNKLQIMLQRRKRYKNRTILGYKTLAVGIINMAEVMQHPTDGGQLLGLHSNMKDVNIRVAEISIYSLSSQPIDHEDGSVPSGPKIKASDRSPDIDNYSEEEDDSFSSEQEASDDAVQGQDLFDEEDDLRKTKKARRKMIRTTSMTRQPNFKQKFVALLKRFKVTEEVLDSDPVDQTQEVEEDLGLLYDSLEECNNSDSGPEMEDNESVHSTPKPTLRRFFEGVSHSGSQTEIGSLHSQKGQDQESGSPGEADKRKPGAQRPQEEPGAEVPAVELAVEEPCSRLAPAEAAMREGSVDRLAQLGPGTKAELPSAVSPSKAESKQLWRPRSTSVKDRQSSKGQGGRASSLDSESSPDSWHSTQVPRKSVYDQLNQILVSDEQLPESIVLVNVAEWQGQYVSEQLQAHKQLVVSTCSVADIQAAFNTTVSRIQRYCNCNSHMPPPVKVVVAGDQSYLSVVLRFFVEQLASKTPDWLNYLRFLLVPLGSHPLAKYLASVDNKYSTLFLDTAWRELFSRAEPPTADTVDIAGRVAQFIAGASLSHQLPISEAMLTYKQKRKRSLYFDFYISPDEDSCQKFVPFVGVVKVGLVEQSFSASVDSDDATVCTPSLLSSAPASSAAVPYGKETVSTPPPSPSVSSGLSGAGSLSPGVEVMGLQVDYWTTQGLDRKKEGDKRETGIKNTLKSNFRSLQVSRIPSTGELVPPSTMAMTVVTKEKNKKVMFLSKKPKEKDLEPKSQVIEGITRLICTAKHQNTMLRVSIDGVEWNDVKFFQLAAQWPTHVKYLPVGIFGYSKSV; encoded by the exons GCTCTGCAGTCTGCGCCTGAAGAAACTCACAGTGCTGAAAGAGCTGGACAAagagctgagctctgtgctTATCGCTGTGAAGATTCAG GGTTCAAAGCGGGTCCTGAGGTCAAATGAATACGTCCTCCCGCCTGGGGGCCTGATGGAGACCGAGCTGGAGCTGACCTTCTCACTGCAG TACCCACACTTCCTCAAGAGAGATGGCAACAAACTACAGATCATGCTGCAGCGGAGGAAGAGATACAAGAACCGCACCATCCTGGGCTACAAGACCCTGGCAGTGGGAATCATTAACATGGCTGAG GTCATGCAGCACCCAACAGATGGCGGGCAACTCCTGGGCCTCCACAGCAACATGAAGGATGTGAACATTCGAGTGGCTGAAATCAGCATCTACTCTTTGTCCAGTCAACCCATTGACCATGAGGATGGCAGCGTCCCGTCAGGTCCTAAAATCAAAGCCTCAG ATCGCTCCCCAGACATTGATAACTACTCTGAAGAAGAGGATGACAGCTTCTCCTCAGAGCAGGAAGCCAGTGAtgatgctgtgcagggccag GATCTGTTTGATGAAGAGGATGACTTGAGGAAAACCAAGAAGGCCAGGAGGAAAATGATCCGAACCACATCAATGACCAGA cAACCAAACTTCAAGCAGAAATTTGTGGCTTTGCTGAAGAGGTTCAAAGTCACAGAAGAG GTCCTGGATTCTGACCCTGTAGACCAGACCCAGGAGGTGGAAGAAGACCTGGGCTTGCTCTATGACAGCCTGGAAGAGTGCAACAACAGTGACAGCGGCCCAGAGATGGAGGACAATGAGAGTGTGCACAGCACACCCAAGCCCACCCTGAG GCGTTTCTTTGAGGGAGTCTCTCATTCTGGTTCCCAGACTGAGATCGGCAGTCTGCACAGCCAGAAAGGGCAGGATCAAGAGTCGGGCAGCCCT ggcGAGGCAGACAAGCGGAAGCCAGGAGCACAGCGACCACAGGaagagccaggagcagaggtCCCTGCAGTG GAGCTGGCGGTAGAGGAGCCGTGTTCCCGGCTGGCGCCTGCAGAGGCTGCCATGAGGGAGGGCAGCGTGGACAGACTGGCCCAGCTGGGCCCTGGGACCAAAGCCGAGCTCCCCAGTGCTGTATCCCCCAG CAAGGCAGAGAGCAAGCAGTTGTGGCGTCCCCGCAGCACCTCTGTGAAGGACCGGCAGAGCTCAAAGGGACAGGGTGGCCGTGCCAGCAGCCTGGACAGTGAGAGCTCTCCAGACTCATGGCATAGCACCCAG GTGCCTCGAAAGTCTGTTTACGATCAGCTGAACCAGATCCTGGTCTCAGACGAGCAGCTCCCCGAGAGCATCGTGCTGGTGAATGTTGCTGAGTGGCAGGGGCAG TACGTGAGTGAGCAGCTCCAGGCGCACAAGCAGTTGGTTGTATCCACCTGCTCCGTGGCGGACATCCAGGCAGCCTTCAACACCACTGTCTCCCGCATCCAGCGATA CTGTAACTGTAACTCCCATATGCCTCCCCCGGTGAAGGTGGTGGTGGCAGGGGACCAGAGCTACCTGAGCGTTGTCCTCCGTTTCTTTGTGGAACAACTGGCCAGCAAGACACCCGACTGGCTCAACTACCTTCGCTTCCTGCTTGTGCCGCTGG GCTCTCACCCTCTTGCCAAGTACCTGGCCTCAGTGGATAACAAATACAGCACTCTCTTCCTGGACACAGCGTGGCGGGAGCTgttcagcagggctgagccacCCACCGCAG ACACTGTGGACATAGCAGGCCGTGTTGCCCAGTTCATCGCTGGAGCCAGCCTCTCTCACCAGCTCCCCATCTCCGAGGCCATGCTGACCTACAAGCAGAAGAG GAAGAGAAGTctctattttgatttttatatcAG CCCTGACGAGGACTCCTGCCAGAAGTTTGTCCCCTTTGTGGGG GTGGTAAAGGTGGGCCTAGTGGAGCAGTCTTTCAGTGCCTCCG tGGACTCGGATGATGCTACAGTCTGCACCCCCTCCCTGCTGAGCTCAGCACCAGCCTCCAGTGCAGCTGTTCCCTATGGCAAGGAGACCGTGAGCACCCCACCACCCTCTCCATCCGTCAGCAGCGGCCTCTCGGGTGCTGG GTCTCTGAGCCCTGGTGTGGAGGTGATGGGCCTGCAGGTGGACTACTGGACAACACAAGGGCTGGACAGGAAGAAGGAGGGTGACAAGCGAGAGACGGGTATCAAGAACACACTCAAGAGCAACTTCCGCTCACTCCAGGTCAGCCgcatccccagcacaggggaacTGGTGCCCCCCAGCACCATGGCCATGACCGTGGTCaccaaggagaaaaacaagaaag TGATGTTCCTGAGCaagaaaccaaaagaaaaggacTTGGAACCCAAAAGCCAAGTCATTGAAGGGATCACACGCCTCATCTGCACAGCCAAGCACCAGAACACCATGTTGCGAG TCTCCATAGATGGGGTGGAGTGGAACGACGTGAAGTTTTTCCAGCTGGCAGCACAGTGGCCAACACACGTCAAGTACCTCCCTGTGGGCATCTTCGGCTACTCGAAGAGTGTGTGA